In Chlorogloeopsis sp. ULAP01, the following are encoded in one genomic region:
- a CDS encoding Fic family protein codes for MRSGRYVKQVEGYSAFLPAPLPPDPPIKLDDLELIRLLSDADRALGRLDGSTSILPNPDLFVAMYVRQEAVLSSQIEGTQSTLEDVLQFEIDVKNQEIPKDVEEVVNYIRAMNYGLERLKEFPLCLRLIREIHAHLVDGVRGGDRTPGEFRTSQNWIGATGCNLATASFIPPPITEMNQALDNLEKFLHDTKSFPVLILCGLAHAQFETIHPFLDGNGRMGRLLITFLLCERGILQRPLLYLSHYLKAHRIEYYDRLMAIRTDGDWEGWLKFFLRGVFEVSQSATATARSILNLRETHREIIGQKISSSNYGLRLLDFLFQQPIVTVRLVEEHLQCAYVTASKTVEQFVELGFLREITGWQRNRLYRYEPYLALFQPLKITTSS; via the coding sequence ATGCGAAGTGGTCGATATGTAAAACAAGTTGAAGGCTACAGTGCATTTCTCCCGGCTCCCTTACCTCCAGATCCGCCTATAAAGTTGGATGATCTAGAACTGATCCGTCTGCTATCCGATGCCGATCGCGCCTTAGGCAGACTTGATGGTTCTACCTCGATTCTCCCCAATCCTGACTTGTTTGTAGCAATGTATGTCCGTCAAGAAGCGGTACTGAGTTCGCAGATTGAAGGAACTCAAAGCACCTTAGAAGACGTGCTTCAGTTTGAAATCGATGTCAAAAATCAGGAAATTCCCAAAGATGTAGAAGAGGTAGTCAATTATATCCGAGCCATGAATTATGGGTTGGAACGCCTAAAGGAATTTCCGCTTTGTCTGCGCCTAATTCGAGAGATCCACGCCCATTTAGTTGACGGAGTAAGGGGAGGCGATCGGACTCCTGGTGAGTTTCGTACAAGTCAAAACTGGATTGGTGCAACAGGTTGTAACTTAGCTACTGCTTCTTTCATTCCACCGCCAATTACAGAGATGAACCAAGCTTTAGACAACCTGGAGAAATTTTTGCATGATACTAAATCTTTCCCTGTACTTATCCTATGTGGGCTAGCTCACGCGCAGTTTGAGACTATCCACCCGTTTTTAGATGGTAATGGGCGTATGGGACGCTTGTTAATCACCTTTTTACTATGTGAGCGAGGAATTTTACAGCGGCCCCTTTTATACCTCAGTCACTATCTAAAAGCCCATAGAATAGAATACTATGACCGACTTATGGCTATCCGTACAGATGGAGATTGGGAAGGGTGGTTAAAATTTTTCTTGCGAGGCGTTTTTGAGGTTAGTCAGTCTGCGACGGCAACCGCCCGCTCAATTCTTAACCTACGCGAGACTCATCGGGAAATCATCGGTCAGAAAATTTCTAGCAGTAATTACGGTTTGCGTTTATTAGACTTTCTGTTTCAGCAACCCATAGTGACTGTCAGGCTAGTAGAAGAACATCTTCAGTGCGCTTACGTTACAGCCAGCAAAACAGTAGAGCAGTTTGTAGAGCTTGGATTTCTTAGAGAAATCACTGGTTGGCAGCGCAATCGTCTATACCGTTATGAACCATATCTAGCTCTCTTTCAGCCACTTAAGATTACCACATCTTCATAA
- the serA gene encoding phosphoglycerate dehydrogenase → MSKVLVSDPIDQAGIDILSQVATVDIKTNLKPEELVQIIGDYDALMIRSGTRVTKEIIEAGTQLKIIGRAGVGVDNVDVPAATRKGIVVVNSPEGNTIAAAEHALAMMLSLSRYIPDANVSVKRGEWDRKSFIGAEVYKKTLGVIGLGKIGSHVANVAKAMGMKLLAYDPFISTERAEQIGCQLVDLDLLVQQADYITLHMPKTPETTHLIDAKMLAKMKPTARIINCARGGIIDEEALAVALKQGQIAGAALDVFESEPLGESSLRALGKEIILTPHLGASTTEAQVNVAIDVAEQIRDVLLGLPARSAVNIPGLGPDILEELKPYMQLAETLGKLVGQLAGGRVELLNVRLQGELATNKSQPLVVASLKGLLYQALRERVNYVNATLEAKERGIRVIETRDAAIKDYAGSLHLEATGSLGTHSVTGALLGDGEIRLTNIDGFPVNVPPSQHMLFTLHRDMPGIIGKLGSLLGSFNVNIASMQVGRKIVRGDAVMVLSLDDPLPDGILAEIIKVPGIRDAYTVTL, encoded by the coding sequence ATGTCTAAGGTTCTCGTCTCCGATCCGATTGACCAAGCTGGGATTGATATTTTATCCCAAGTTGCCACTGTTGATATCAAAACAAATCTCAAACCAGAAGAACTAGTACAAATCATTGGTGATTACGATGCACTAATGATTCGTTCTGGTACTCGCGTTACTAAAGAAATTATTGAAGCTGGCACGCAGCTAAAAATTATTGGGCGCGCCGGCGTGGGTGTAGATAATGTGGATGTTCCCGCCGCTACCCGTAAAGGGATTGTAGTTGTCAATTCTCCAGAGGGCAACACGATCGCCGCAGCTGAACACGCACTAGCAATGATGTTGTCTTTGTCTCGCTACATCCCTGATGCTAATGTATCTGTAAAACGCGGCGAGTGGGATCGCAAAAGCTTCATTGGAGCAGAAGTATACAAAAAAACTCTTGGCGTAATCGGCTTGGGTAAAATCGGCTCTCACGTTGCCAATGTTGCCAAAGCAATGGGCATGAAACTGCTTGCCTACGATCCCTTCATTTCTACAGAACGAGCAGAACAAATCGGCTGTCAACTGGTAGATCTGGATTTATTGGTACAGCAAGCAGACTACATCACGCTGCATATGCCTAAAACTCCAGAAACTACCCACCTCATCGATGCTAAAATGCTGGCAAAAATGAAACCCACTGCTCGGATTATCAATTGCGCTCGTGGTGGCATCATTGATGAAGAAGCTTTAGCTGTGGCTCTCAAACAAGGACAAATTGCCGGTGCTGCTCTGGATGTGTTTGAATCAGAACCATTAGGAGAATCTTCCTTAAGAGCTTTGGGTAAAGAAATTATCCTCACTCCCCATTTAGGTGCATCGACGACAGAAGCACAAGTGAATGTAGCTATTGATGTTGCCGAACAAATTCGGGATGTATTGTTAGGATTACCAGCGCGATCGGCAGTCAACATTCCTGGACTTGGCCCTGATATATTGGAAGAACTCAAACCCTATATGCAGTTGGCAGAAACTCTCGGTAAGCTGGTGGGACAGCTAGCTGGAGGTAGGGTAGAATTACTCAATGTTAGACTACAAGGTGAACTAGCAACCAATAAGAGTCAGCCTTTGGTTGTTGCATCCCTAAAAGGGCTTCTTTACCAAGCACTGCGGGAACGAGTAAATTATGTAAATGCTACCCTTGAAGCGAAAGAACGAGGAATTCGCGTCATTGAAACACGCGATGCTGCAATTAAAGATTACGCAGGTTCTTTGCATCTAGAAGCTACAGGTTCTTTGGGTACTCACTCTGTGACTGGTGCTTTGTTGGGTGATGGAGAAATCCGCCTGACTAACATTGATGGTTTCCCTGTTAACGTTCCTCCCAGCCAGCATATGCTGTTTACCCTCCACCGAGATATGCCGGGAATTATTGGTAAACTTGGTTCCCTCTTGGGCAGCTTTAATGTCAATATTGCCAGTATGCAGGTAGGTAGGAAAATTGTTCGCGGTGATGCAGTGATGGTTCTCAGTCTTGATGATCCTTTACCTGATGGGATTTTGGCTGAGATTATCAAAGTACCCGGTATTCGGGATGCTTATACAGTAACTTTGTAG
- the prmA gene encoding 50S ribosomal protein L11 methyltransferase has product MANTWWELQIFCEPDLEDSIFWRLGVFGCRGTASEQKGNYSLVKAYLPIFQAQLLDLAALSLWLRQDAVCMGISAPTMHWQLIDEQDWASSWKQYWQPQEIGDRFLINPAWQPPPANSDRLLILLDPGMAFGTGTHATTQLCLESLEMRLGNALTQVQGGDGVIADIGCGSGILSIGALKLGAKKVYAVDNDPLAVQSTEENRALNNIEPESLVVAQGSVDVLTKLVAEPVDGIVCNILADVIIELVPQMSAIAKATTWAIFSGILVEQSQAVADTLEKHGWIVATLWKRKEWCCLNARRS; this is encoded by the coding sequence ATGGCTAATACTTGGTGGGAACTACAGATTTTTTGTGAGCCAGACTTAGAAGATTCTATTTTTTGGCGGCTAGGGGTTTTTGGTTGTCGTGGTACAGCCAGCGAACAAAAAGGAAATTACAGTCTGGTTAAGGCTTACTTGCCGATATTTCAAGCACAGCTTTTGGATTTAGCAGCACTATCATTGTGGCTGCGTCAAGACGCCGTTTGCATGGGAATTTCTGCACCCACCATGCATTGGCAGTTGATTGATGAACAAGATTGGGCAAGTAGTTGGAAACAATACTGGCAACCGCAGGAAATTGGCGATCGCTTTTTGATTAATCCTGCATGGCAGCCACCTCCAGCAAACAGTGATCGCTTGCTAATCCTGCTCGATCCTGGTATGGCTTTTGGTACGGGTACTCACGCTACAACTCAATTATGTTTGGAATCTTTAGAAATGCGGTTGGGTAATGCTCTGACTCAGGTACAGGGAGGAGATGGAGTAATTGCCGATATTGGTTGTGGTTCGGGAATTCTCTCTATCGGTGCGTTGAAATTGGGAGCAAAAAAAGTTTACGCGGTAGATAACGATCCCTTAGCAGTGCAATCTACGGAAGAAAATCGCGCCCTCAATAATATCGAGCCTGAAAGCTTAGTGGTGGCGCAAGGAAGTGTAGATGTTTTGACAAAACTGGTTGCAGAGCCAGTTGATGGTATTGTTTGCAATATTTTGGCTGATGTAATTATTGAACTAGTACCACAGATGAGTGCGATCGCCAAAGCTACAACTTGGGCTATTTTTAGCGGTATTTTAGTTGAACAGTCGCAAGCTGTTGCCGACACTTTAGAAAAACATGGTTGGATAGTAGCGACTTTGTGGAAACGTAAAGAATGGTGTTGTTTGAATGCACGGCGCTCTTAA
- the ppsA gene encoding phosphoenolpyruvate synthase, with protein MTTVIKETFLSTSKERSLILWFDEVGIADIPLVGGKNASLGEMIQQLIPKGIKVPIGFATTAYAYRYFIQSAGLEAKLRKLFVDLDVDNVRNLRERGKKARSLILQTPFPPQLQDAIAKAYQSLCELYNPDTDVAVRSSATAEDLPDASFAGQQETYLNVTGVKGVLAACHQCFASLFTDRAISYRHIKGFDHFNIALAVGVQKMVRSDLASSGVMFSIETETGFKDAALITAAYGLGENVVQGTVNPDEYYVFKPTLKAGFRPIIDKKLGSKELKMVYDNSSKSTKNIAVSSEEKSKFVLYDDEILQLARWACLIENYYSQINGTYTPMDIEWAKDGITKELFVVQARPETVQSQRKQNVLQSYRLLVEDAERKNVPTPLVTGRAVGSAISQGKVRVILEADKIEKFQPGEVLVTERTDPDWEPIMKKASAIITNSGGRTCHAAIIARELGVPAIVGCGNATEILKTGQEVTVSCAEGEEGRVYTGLLPFEVQEVLLEDLPRTRTQILMNVGNPQEAFNLSAIPNDGVGLARTEFIIANHIQTHPMALIHYEQLEDESVKEKIAAITALYDDKPQYFVDKLAQGIGRIAAAFYPKPVIVRMSDFKSNEYANLLGGKQFEPDEENPMLGWRGAARYYDEGYSQAFALECKAIKRVRDEMGLTNVIPMIPFCRTPDEGRLVLAEMAKNGLKQGENDLQVYVMCELPNNVIMAEEFAEVFDGFSIGSNDLTQLTLGLDRDSALVARLFDERSQGVKRMVKMAIASAKKHHRKIGICGQAPSDYPEFAQFLVEQGIDSISLNPDSLLKTMLEVAKVEQQTHPDKADS; from the coding sequence ATGACTACAGTTATAAAAGAAACTTTTTTATCAACTTCTAAAGAACGATCGCTCATCCTCTGGTTCGACGAAGTTGGCATTGCTGATATACCTCTAGTTGGGGGCAAGAACGCATCTTTAGGCGAAATGATTCAGCAACTGATACCCAAAGGAATCAAAGTTCCGATTGGATTTGCAACTACTGCTTATGCCTATCGTTATTTCATTCAATCAGCAGGGTTAGAAGCAAAGCTCCGCAAACTCTTTGTTGACTTAGATGTAGATAATGTCAGGAATTTACGAGAACGGGGAAAAAAAGCGCGATCACTCATTTTGCAAACACCATTTCCACCGCAATTGCAGGATGCGATCGCTAAAGCCTACCAAAGCCTCTGCGAACTATACAATCCAGATACAGATGTGGCTGTTCGCTCCAGTGCCACCGCAGAAGACTTACCTGATGCTAGTTTTGCTGGGCAACAAGAAACCTATCTTAACGTTACTGGTGTGAAAGGAGTTTTAGCAGCTTGTCATCAATGCTTTGCTTCCCTATTTACTGATCGCGCTATTTCCTATCGCCACATCAAAGGATTCGACCACTTTAACATTGCTCTCGCTGTTGGTGTGCAAAAAATGGTGCGTTCCGACTTAGCATCTTCTGGAGTCATGTTTTCCATAGAAACGGAAACAGGCTTCAAAGATGCTGCGCTAATTACAGCAGCCTATGGCTTGGGTGAAAATGTGGTTCAAGGAACTGTTAATCCTGATGAATATTATGTATTTAAACCAACTTTAAAAGCAGGATTTCGCCCCATTATTGATAAAAAATTGGGTAGTAAAGAATTAAAAATGGTCTATGATAACAGCTCTAAATCTACTAAAAATATAGCAGTTTCAAGCGAGGAAAAAAGTAAGTTTGTTCTCTATGATGATGAGATTTTACAACTAGCACGGTGGGCGTGTTTGATTGAAAACTATTATTCTCAAATCAACGGCACTTACACACCGATGGATATCGAATGGGCAAAAGATGGCATCACTAAAGAATTGTTTGTCGTACAAGCACGTCCGGAAACGGTACAATCTCAGAGAAAACAGAATGTCTTGCAAAGTTATCGTCTTTTAGTAGAAGACGCGGAGAGGAAAAATGTCCCCACACCGCTTGTGACGGGAAGAGCCGTAGGTTCAGCCATCAGTCAAGGTAAAGTACGAGTAATTCTGGAAGCCGACAAAATTGAGAAATTTCAGCCAGGAGAAGTATTGGTAACCGAAAGAACAGATCCTGACTGGGAACCAATTATGAAAAAAGCTAGTGCGATTATTACTAATTCTGGTGGACGCACTTGTCACGCCGCCATTATCGCACGGGAATTAGGTGTACCTGCAATTGTCGGATGTGGTAATGCTACAGAAATCTTGAAAACTGGTCAAGAGGTGACTGTTTCTTGTGCTGAAGGAGAAGAAGGGCGGGTGTATACAGGATTGTTACCTTTTGAAGTACAAGAAGTTCTTTTAGAGGATTTGCCTCGTACCCGCACGCAAATTTTGATGAATGTGGGCAATCCCCAGGAAGCCTTTAATTTATCTGCCATTCCCAATGATGGGGTAGGTTTAGCGCGAACAGAATTTATTATTGCCAACCACATCCAAACTCATCCAATGGCATTGATTCATTACGAGCAGCTAGAAGATGAATCTGTGAAGGAAAAAATAGCGGCAATTACTGCACTTTACGATGATAAACCCCAGTATTTCGTTGATAAATTGGCACAAGGCATAGGTAGAATTGCTGCGGCATTTTATCCCAAGCCAGTAATTGTCAGGATGTCAGATTTTAAGAGTAACGAATATGCCAATTTACTAGGAGGGAAACAGTTTGAACCTGATGAAGAAAATCCCATGCTGGGTTGGCGAGGAGCAGCACGTTACTATGATGAAGGTTATAGTCAAGCTTTTGCCTTAGAGTGTAAAGCCATCAAACGAGTCAGGGATGAGATGGGTTTGACAAATGTGATTCCCATGATTCCCTTTTGTCGTACACCCGATGAAGGACGTCTGGTGTTAGCAGAAATGGCAAAAAATGGGTTAAAGCAAGGTGAAAATGACTTGCAAGTCTATGTAATGTGCGAGTTACCCAATAATGTCATAATGGCTGAAGAGTTTGCTGAGGTTTTTGATGGTTTTTCCATTGGTTCTAATGACCTCACTCAGTTGACATTGGGATTAGATAGAGATTCGGCATTGGTAGCGCGGTTATTTGACGAGCGCAGTCAGGGAGTAAAGCGAATGGTGAAAATGGCGATCGCATCTGCAAAAAAACATCATCGCAAAATCGGTATTTGCGGGCAAGCACCTAGCGATTATCCAGAATTTGCCCAGTTTTTGGTAGAACAGGGAATTGATTCCATCAGTCTCAATCCTGATTCGCTACTCAAAACTATGCTAGAAGTAGCAAAAGTGGAACAGCAAACTCATCCAGACAAAGCAGATTCCTGA
- a CDS encoding ABC transporter ATP-binding protein/permease gives MSATTIKPKRFDYQLWRRFVTLAKPYWFSEQKWRARGLLALLILLALLVNVINVSISFIFRNIDTSLATFPQTGNTTTFWRFIAIYAGLLVIGTPIVVMFSYIQDKLGLYWRDWLTNRFLDKYFQNRAYYKINFNENIDNPDQRISEDIRSFTRTSLTFLLLILTSIVTLVSFTGVLLSISVYLSIALIVYAIVGTIVTAWIGQRLIGINFNQLRKEADFRYGLVHVRDNAESIAFYQGEFQESLQLRQRFLLAIRNFDLLINWQRNLGFFTQSYNYFVSALPYIVIAPIYFAGQTDFGTFTQAAIAFQQIFNALSVIVSQFENLTAFAAGIERMGGLADALEIQSKPQPGMTTIDTTEDSQLALRHLTLLTPNYERTLVRELSLSLQPGEGLVIVGNSGSGKSSLLRAIAGLWNAGTGQIIRPPLAQMMFLPQRPYMVLGSLRSQLLYPKTSGEISESKMHEVLEQVNLIDLPERVGGFDIELDWSGVLSLGEQQRLAFARLLLNIPNYAILDEATSALDLANEQKLYQQLRTQQATLISVGHRPSLLQYHEYVLELDGNSNWQLLPTEEYTTNLSAFS, from the coding sequence ATGAGTGCAACTACAATTAAGCCGAAACGATTTGATTATCAACTGTGGCGGAGATTTGTGACGCTTGCCAAGCCTTACTGGTTTTCTGAACAAAAGTGGAGAGCTAGAGGGCTATTAGCGCTGTTGATTTTGTTGGCATTATTAGTTAACGTCATCAATGTCAGTATCAGCTTTATTTTCAGAAACATTGATACTTCGCTAGCAACTTTTCCTCAAACAGGAAATACAACAACCTTTTGGCGATTTATCGCTATTTATGCGGGACTTTTAGTAATTGGGACTCCGATTGTTGTCATGTTCAGCTATATCCAAGATAAGCTGGGATTGTACTGGCGGGATTGGCTGACAAACCGTTTTCTGGATAAATATTTCCAAAACCGTGCCTATTACAAAATTAATTTTAATGAGAATATTGATAATCCAGATCAACGTATTTCTGAAGACATTAGGTCATTTACCCGCACCAGCTTAACTTTCTTACTACTGATTCTGACATCAATTGTGACTCTAGTTTCTTTTACTGGAGTCTTATTATCTATTTCTGTTTACCTATCAATTGCATTGATTGTATATGCAATTGTTGGGACAATAGTCACAGCTTGGATCGGTCAACGTTTAATTGGCATTAACTTCAATCAACTTAGAAAAGAGGCAGACTTTCGTTACGGTTTAGTTCATGTTCGAGATAATGCTGAATCCATCGCTTTTTACCAAGGTGAATTTCAAGAATCTCTGCAACTTAGACAGCGCTTTTTGTTAGCAATCCGCAACTTTGATTTATTAATCAATTGGCAGCGAAATTTGGGTTTCTTTACTCAAAGTTATAACTATTTTGTTTCTGCACTACCTTATATTGTAATTGCACCCATCTACTTTGCAGGTCAAACTGATTTTGGCACATTTACCCAAGCAGCAATTGCCTTCCAGCAAATTTTCAATGCTTTGTCTGTGATCGTAAGTCAGTTTGAAAACCTCACCGCTTTTGCCGCCGGGATTGAACGTATGGGTGGTTTGGCTGATGCTCTAGAAATACAATCAAAGCCGCAGCCTGGAATGACAACTATCGACACAACAGAAGACTCCCAGCTTGCCTTACGACATCTAACGTTACTGACTCCCAACTATGAACGTACTTTGGTGAGGGAACTGTCACTCAGCTTGCAGCCAGGGGAAGGTTTGGTTATTGTTGGCAACAGTGGTAGTGGTAAAAGTTCCTTATTGAGGGCGATCGCAGGATTATGGAATGCGGGTACAGGACAAATTATTCGTCCACCTTTAGCACAGATGATGTTCTTGCCGCAACGTCCTTATATGGTGTTGGGTTCTTTGCGAAGTCAGTTACTTTACCCCAAAACTAGCGGCGAAATTAGTGAAAGCAAGATGCATGAGGTACTAGAGCAGGTAAACTTAATCGACTTGCCAGAAAGAGTGGGAGGCTTTGACATAGAGTTAGACTGGTCGGGTGTATTATCTTTGGGAGAACAACAACGCCTTGCCTTCGCGAGACTGCTGTTGAACATACCCAACTACGCCATCTTAGATGAAGCAACTAGCGCCCTCGATCTTGCCAACGAACAAAAGCTGTATCAGCAACTGCGGACACAGCAAGCTACCTTGATCAGCGTCGGACACCGCCCTAGCTTGCTACAATACCACGAGTACGTATTAGAACTGGATGGAAACTCTAATTGGCAGTTGCTACCTACCGAGGAATACACAACTAACCTTAGTGCATTTAGCTAA
- a CDS encoding phospholipid carrier-dependent glycosyltransferase, with protein sequence MTKQPIKKINYWFWLGIAGIFILSLALRFWGLERFNTLVFDEVYYATFGNNYLTHKPFFDGHPPLGKLIIAVGIWLGSHFPFGQDMVNGLTGSVRSPWSYRWINALFGSFIPLIITGIAYQLSYRRSFALLAGLFAATDGIFIVESRYALINIYIVVFGLLGQWLFLLALAKQRQQRRFYLVLAGIAFGAAIATKWNGLWFLLGIYLLWIFAWAWKILIARHQVTDVNNHSSATPATQSNVNITNGRHNLHLWESDQNLSPLQNLTQLNIFQIAFYLGILPVVIYSLIWIPHLLIDTRFNFIEVHQQILSFHEGLGGNTSKVHPYCAPWYTWPLMIRPMAYLYQTATSLTEPLPVMGPPLPTGTGEVVYDVHAMGNPFLWWFGLAALLFLALMLGWLVVNSLVKQKRFSSVAVLSLDTWIALYLVLNYAANILPWVTVNRCIFIYHYMTAVVFAFLAIAWFVDQSLRSYYKPLRAVGVTITFVILAAFVFWLPLYLALPLSPEDYRLRMWFNSWI encoded by the coding sequence ATGACGAAACAGCCAATTAAAAAGATTAATTATTGGTTTTGGTTAGGCATCGCAGGTATCTTTATTCTCTCGCTTGCCCTGCGGTTTTGGGGACTAGAGAGATTTAATACCTTGGTATTTGATGAAGTTTACTACGCCACTTTTGGCAATAACTACCTTACCCACAAACCTTTTTTTGATGGTCATCCACCACTAGGTAAACTGATTATTGCAGTGGGAATATGGCTTGGCAGTCACTTTCCCTTTGGACAAGATATGGTAAATGGGCTGACGGGTTCGGTGCGATCGCCTTGGAGTTATCGTTGGATTAATGCTCTGTTTGGCTCATTTATTCCCTTAATTATCACTGGCATTGCCTATCAGTTAAGTTATCGCCGCAGCTTTGCTTTACTTGCTGGTTTGTTCGCAGCCACCGACGGCATATTTATAGTTGAGTCTCGTTATGCCCTCATCAATATCTACATCGTCGTGTTTGGATTGCTAGGGCAGTGGTTGTTTTTATTAGCACTAGCAAAACAAAGACAGCAACGCAGATTTTATTTAGTACTTGCTGGTATTGCTTTTGGTGCTGCTATTGCCACGAAATGGAATGGTTTGTGGTTTCTTTTGGGTATTTATCTGCTTTGGATATTCGCTTGGGCGTGGAAAATTCTCATCGCCAGACATCAAGTAACTGATGTAAATAATCACTCCTCTGCCACACCTGCCACACAATCTAATGTCAACATTACCAATGGCAGACACAACCTTCATTTATGGGAATCTGATCAGAATTTATCACCACTACAAAACTTAACCCAGCTTAATATTTTTCAGATTGCTTTTTACTTGGGAATTCTCCCAGTTGTAATCTACAGTTTGATTTGGATTCCTCACTTACTTATAGACACAAGATTTAATTTTATTGAAGTTCACCAACAAATTTTATCGTTTCATGAGGGTTTAGGCGGTAACACTTCTAAAGTACATCCTTACTGTGCTCCTTGGTATACATGGCCTTTGATGATTAGACCAATGGCATACTTGTACCAAACAGCAACAAGTTTAACAGAACCACTACCCGTAATGGGGCCACCTTTACCTACGGGGACTGGAGAAGTAGTTTATGATGTCCATGCTATGGGCAATCCTTTTTTGTGGTGGTTTGGTTTAGCAGCATTGTTGTTTTTGGCACTAATGCTTGGATGGTTAGTAGTAAATTCTTTAGTCAAGCAAAAGCGTTTTTCTTCTGTTGCAGTGCTTTCACTTGATACTTGGATTGCTTTGTACTTGGTTTTAAATTATGCCGCTAATATACTTCCTTGGGTGACAGTAAATCGCTGCATTTTTATTTATCACTACATGACAGCAGTGGTATTTGCATTTTTAGCGATCGCTTGGTTTGTGGATCAGAGTCTTCGCAGTTATTACAAACCACTCCGCGCTGTTGGTGTCACCATTACCTTTGTGATTCTGGCTGCTTTTGTTTTCTGGCTGCCTCTTTATTTGGCTTTACCTCTGTCTCCTGAAGATTACAGATTGCGGATGTGGTTTAATTCTTGGATTTAA